Genomic segment of Avibacterium volantium:
TTTACTTGGATTGCCGATGTAAATGTTTTCGGCTTACCTGGATTGGTGATTTTATATATTTTGATTGTGATTGGATCACACATTTTACTTAGCCGTTCCACCTTTGGACGCCATGTTTATGCAGTAGGCGGAAATCTTAACGCGGCAAAAATTTGTGGTATCAATACCACTAAAACCTTAATTTGGGTATATACCTTAGCGGGCGCATTATCTGGTTTAGCGGGTGCATTGCTCGCAGCTCGCACCTATGCAGGTAACCCTTCTTACGGATTAGCTTGGGAACTTGATGCAATTGCCGCAGCAGTAATCGGTGGCGTGTCATTAAGCGGTGGTTTTGGTAGCATTCCAATGTGCGTAATTGGCGCATTGATTATAGGCACAACCAACAAAGGTTTAAATATGTTAGGTGTCGATCCTTACTGGCAACAAATTGTAAAAGGTCTAATCATCGTCTTTGCCGTATTACTTGATACCTTAAAACGTCGTAAAAAAGCAAGCTAAATCCCTCGCTTGGCTTAGCTAACAACCGCCCTTTGTCTTAAATCAAAAGTGCGGTTGTTTTTTCATTATTTTTTATTCATAAAAAAGACACTACTTTTTAACCGCTTTTTCTTTATCGTTAGTTTTACGCAAACGTTTTCGTTTTGCGCGAAATTCTTTTATAATAGGCGAGTTTTTTATTCATCTAACTAATGGTAAAGTCTATGTTGCAGATTTTTCGTGGCTCTCCAGCCCTTTCGCCTTTCCGTTTAAATCAACTCGCTCAACGCTTTCAGCAAGCCCAGCTTCCAGTGAAATCTTGTTATGCAGAATATGTGCATTTTGCAGAACTCAGCGAAGCGCTGAATGCGCTTGAAGAGCAAGAATTAACCCAGTTATTGCATTATGGTCCAACCTTGGCGCAACACGAACCGCAAGGGGAATGTTTTATTGTGATCCCACGCGTTGGTACTATTTCTTCTTGGTCATCAAAAGCTACTGATATTGCACACAACTGCGGTTTAAATAAAGTGGTGCGTTTAGAGCGTGG
This window contains:
- a CDS encoding ABC transporter permease, which gives rise to MSHATLKKIINAYGMVFILIGLFLALSLSIDGFFSARTVWSIIEQVSMFGIIAIGVTFAIITTGIDLSSGSVVALTAVVSASVVTGGDSVSAAILAFAISLALGALLGAINGTLTAVGAIPPFIATLGMMIIARGAAQLYSDGCPIDASSEAFTWIADVNVFGLPGLVILYILIVIGSHILLSRSTFGRHVYAVGGNLNAAKICGINTTKTLIWVYTLAGALSGLAGALLAARTYAGNPSYGLAWELDAIAAAVIGGVSLSGGFGSIPMCVIGALIIGTTNKGLNMLGVDPYWQQIVKGLIIVFAVLLDTLKRRKKAS